One window of the Sciurus carolinensis chromosome 8, mSciCar1.2, whole genome shotgun sequence genome contains the following:
- the Steap1 gene encoding metalloreductase STEAP1 isoform X2, with the protein MLKRPVLLHLQPSAYVDEFDCPSEVQHKQEFFPKWRLPLKIAAIISSLTFLYTLLREVIHPLVTSHQQYFYRIPILVINKVLPVVSITLLALVYLPGVIAAVVQLHNGTKYKKFPPWLDRWMLTRKQFGLLSFFFGVLHAIYSLSYPMRRSYRYKLLNWAYQQVQQNKEDAWIEHDVWRMEIYVSLGIMGLGILSLLAVTSIPSVSDSLTWREFRYIQSKLGIVSLLLGTIHALIFAWNKWVDIKQFVWYTPPTFMIAVFLPIVVLMCKTILFLPCLRKKILKIRRGWEDVTKINKTEMSSQL; encoded by the exons ATGCTAAAGAGACCTGTACTTTTGCATTTGCAACCATCAGCCTATGTTGATGAATTTGATTGCCCCTCAGAAGTTCAGCACAAGCAGGAATTCTTTCCAAAATGGCGCTTGCCACTTAAAATAGCTGCTATTATATCATCTCTGACCTTTCTTTACACTCTCCTGAGGGAAGTAATTCATCCTTTAGTGACTTCCCATCAACAGTATTTTTATAGGATTCCAATCCTGGTCATTAACAAAGTCTTGCCAGTGGTTTCCATCACCCTCTTGGCATTGGTTTATTTGCCAGGTGTGATAGCAGCAGTTGTACAACTTCATAATGGAACCAAGTATAAGAAATTTCCACCTTGGTTAGATAGGTGGATGTTAACAAGAAAGCAATTCGGgcttctcagtttcttttttggtgttctGCATGCAATTTATAGTCTGTCTTATCCAATGAGGCGCTCCTACAGATACAAGTTGCTAAACTGGGCATACCAACAG GTccaacaaaataaagaagatgcCTGGATTGAGCACGATGTTTGGAGAATGGAGATTTATGTATCTCTGGGAATTATGGGACTTGGAATACTATCTTTGTTGGCTGTGACATCTATTCCATCTGTGAGTGACTCTTTGACATGGAGAGAATTCCGTTACATTCag agcAAACTAGGAATTGTCTCACTTCTGCTGGGTACAATACATGCATTGATTTTTGCCTGGAATAAATGGGTAGATATAAAACAATTTGTATGGTATACACCTCCAACTTTTATGATAGCCGTTTTCCTTCCAATCGTTGTCCTGATGTGTAAAACTATACTATTCCTGCCATGCTTGAGAAAGAAGATACTAAAAATTAGACGTGGTTGGGAAGATGTCACCAAAATTAACAAAACTGAGATGTCCTCCCAGTTGTAG
- the Steap1 gene encoding metalloreductase STEAP1 isoform X1, producing the protein MDSRKDTTNQELWKMKPRKNLEDDDYLTKDTGETSMLKRPVLLHLQPSAYVDEFDCPSEVQHKQEFFPKWRLPLKIAAIISSLTFLYTLLREVIHPLVTSHQQYFYRIPILVINKVLPVVSITLLALVYLPGVIAAVVQLHNGTKYKKFPPWLDRWMLTRKQFGLLSFFFGVLHAIYSLSYPMRRSYRYKLLNWAYQQVQQNKEDAWIEHDVWRMEIYVSLGIMGLGILSLLAVTSIPSVSDSLTWREFRYIQSKLGIVSLLLGTIHALIFAWNKWVDIKQFVWYTPPTFMIAVFLPIVVLMCKTILFLPCLRKKILKIRRGWEDVTKINKTEMSSQL; encoded by the exons ATGGACAGCAGAAAAGATACCACAAACCAAGAACTTTGGAAAATGAAGCCTAGGAAAAATCTAGAAGATGATGATTAtttg acTAAGGACACTGGAGAGACCAGCATGCTAAAGAGACCTGTACTTTTGCATTTGCAACCATCAGCCTATGTTGATGAATTTGATTGCCCCTCAGAAGTTCAGCACAAGCAGGAATTCTTTCCAAAATGGCGCTTGCCACTTAAAATAGCTGCTATTATATCATCTCTGACCTTTCTTTACACTCTCCTGAGGGAAGTAATTCATCCTTTAGTGACTTCCCATCAACAGTATTTTTATAGGATTCCAATCCTGGTCATTAACAAAGTCTTGCCAGTGGTTTCCATCACCCTCTTGGCATTGGTTTATTTGCCAGGTGTGATAGCAGCAGTTGTACAACTTCATAATGGAACCAAGTATAAGAAATTTCCACCTTGGTTAGATAGGTGGATGTTAACAAGAAAGCAATTCGGgcttctcagtttcttttttggtgttctGCATGCAATTTATAGTCTGTCTTATCCAATGAGGCGCTCCTACAGATACAAGTTGCTAAACTGGGCATACCAACAG GTccaacaaaataaagaagatgcCTGGATTGAGCACGATGTTTGGAGAATGGAGATTTATGTATCTCTGGGAATTATGGGACTTGGAATACTATCTTTGTTGGCTGTGACATCTATTCCATCTGTGAGTGACTCTTTGACATGGAGAGAATTCCGTTACATTCag agcAAACTAGGAATTGTCTCACTTCTGCTGGGTACAATACATGCATTGATTTTTGCCTGGAATAAATGGGTAGATATAAAACAATTTGTATGGTATACACCTCCAACTTTTATGATAGCCGTTTTCCTTCCAATCGTTGTCCTGATGTGTAAAACTATACTATTCCTGCCATGCTTGAGAAAGAAGATACTAAAAATTAGACGTGGTTGGGAAGATGTCACCAAAATTAACAAAACTGAGATGTCCTCCCAGTTGTAG